From the genome of Fusobacterium varium, one region includes:
- a CDS encoding DNA-binding transcriptional regulator HexR, giving the protein MGNFLNRLLAMLNDNDLDSTNYHIAMTLLMNFYSLYKLSIGEVAKLCSVSKSTISKFIRVLNFEDYADFRASAYFKENRYGYNLNYNQNIAEYIEKYGYSSYLKCIQQDIDSLNREENLKNIEKLAQDLTHYKKVASFGLLFSEIGAIDLQMKLAYNGKFLITNLDDVKQDTFIRRADEETLIIIYSNSGFYLKKYQLSEFQEEKDYSRIKAKIVLITGNEKMKNYSGIDNCIAFHHNSEIQSHSIIYPLINDHIVNKYRQLTKNK; this is encoded by the coding sequence ATGGGGAATTTCTTAAATAGGCTTTTGGCTATGTTAAATGATAATGATTTAGACTCTACAAATTATCACATTGCAATGACATTATTGATGAATTTTTATTCATTGTATAAACTCTCCATTGGAGAAGTGGCAAAATTATGCAGTGTTTCAAAATCTACAATTTCTAAATTCATCAGAGTTTTAAATTTTGAAGACTATGCAGATTTTAGAGCTTCAGCTTATTTCAAGGAAAATAGATATGGTTATAATTTAAATTATAATCAAAATATAGCTGAATATATAGAAAAATATGGCTATAGCTCATATTTAAAATGTATTCAACAGGATATAGATTCATTAAATAGAGAAGAAAATTTAAAAAATATAGAAAAATTGGCACAAGACCTCACTCACTATAAAAAAGTAGCAAGTTTTGGTTTGTTATTTTCAGAAATTGGGGCCATTGATCTGCAAATGAAATTAGCTTATAATGGTAAATTTTTAATTACAAATTTAGATGATGTGAAACAAGATACATTTATCAGAAGAGCAGATGAAGAAACATTGATAATTATATATTCTAACTCTGGATTTTATCTGAAAAAATATCAACTATCTGAATTTCAAGAAGAAAAAGATTATTCAAGAATAAAAGCAAAGATTGTTTTGATAACTGGAAATGAGAAGATGAAAAATTATTCTGGCATTGATAATTGTATAGCTTTTCATCATAATTCAGAAATTCAAAGTCATTCTATAATTTATCCTTTGATAAATGATCATATTGTAAATAAATATCGACAATTAACAAAAAATAAATAG
- the bglF_1 gene encoding EIIBCA-Bgl — protein sequence MAKQNYDQLAKEIIFLVGGEENIVNLTHCVTRLRFKLKDEAKADENNLSKLKGVISIVKGNGQFQVVVGSAVEDVFNAIQRLYSIGEAEIKEEKKVELYLHVL from the coding sequence ATGGCAAAACAAAATTATGACCAATTAGCAAAAGAAATTATATTTCTTGTTGGTGGAGAGGAAAATATAGTAAATTTGACACATTGTGTAACTAGATTAAGATTTAAACTTAAAGATGAAGCAAAAGCTGATGAAAATAATTTATCTAAATTAAAGGGAGTAATTTCAATTGTAAAAGGAAATGGACAATTTCAAGTAGTGGTAGGAAGTGCAGTAGAAGATGTTTTTAATGCAATTCAAAGACTATATTCAATAGGAGAAGCAGAAATTAAGGAAGAGAAAAAAGTGGAACTTTATTTACACGTACTTTGA
- the bglF_2 gene encoding EIIBCA-Bgl: protein MMSAILNPIVIALAGAGMIKALLVILTTTLGILDTSGGTYKILAAAGNSVFYFLPLFLAYSSAKAFKCNPYIALAIVATLMEPNFTKLMSKPGDVTSFLGIPVVLIGYSGSLVPAIISILIYSKLERILKKFIPKNIELFALSFVSLLIMVPLTVIVIGPIGVYLADQAGNLVNFLSVKNGLLTGAIIGAGWTFLVMLGVQWGVVPIMINNISTYGYDVIRPMIAAATFASAGAAFGVFLKAKNKENKAYALSATIPALLGGITEPIVYGISLKYKKPFIAQVIGGAIAGGFMGMMHTKAIVYVFPALTTLPAFLGETFIYYRDYTCIYDNSSNYFLFRNR from the coding sequence ATGATGTCTGCAATTTTAAATCCAATTGTCATTGCTTTGGCAGGAGCGGGGATGATAAAAGCTCTTCTTGTTATTCTGACAACAACATTAGGAATATTGGATACAAGCGGAGGAACATACAAGATTTTAGCAGCAGCTGGAAACAGTGTATTTTATTTTTTACCATTGTTTTTAGCTTATTCTTCTGCAAAAGCTTTTAAATGTAATCCATATATAGCACTGGCAATAGTGGCGACATTAATGGAACCTAATTTTACAAAACTTATGTCAAAACCGGGGGATGTAACATCATTTTTAGGAATTCCTGTAGTTTTGATAGGATATTCTGGAAGTCTGGTTCCTGCTATTATCTCTATTTTAATTTACTCTAAATTAGAAAGAATTTTAAAAAAGTTCATTCCTAAAAATATAGAATTATTTGCTCTTTCATTTGTTTCTCTCCTTATAATGGTACCTCTTACTGTTATTGTAATTGGACCAATTGGAGTGTATCTTGCAGATCAAGCAGGTAACTTAGTTAACTTTTTAAGTGTAAAAAATGGGTTATTAACAGGAGCAATCATTGGAGCTGGCTGGACTTTCCTTGTAATGCTGGGAGTTCAATGGGGTGTTGTACCTATTATGATTAATAATATTTCAACATATGGTTATGATGTGATAAGACCCATGATAGCAGCAGCAACGTTTGCAAGTGCAGGAGCTGCATTTGGAGTATTTTTAAAGGCAAAAAATAAAGAAAATAAAGCATATGCACTTTCAGCTACAATTCCAGCTTTACTTGGAGGAATTACAGAGCCAATTGTATATGGAATCTCTTTAAAATATAAGAAACCTTTTATAGCTCAAGTAATAGGAGGAGCGATAGCAGGTGGATTTATGGGAATGATGCATACTAAAGCTATAGTCTATGTATTTCCAGCACTGACTACTTTGCCGGCATTTTTAGGAGAAACATTTATATATTATAGGGATTACACTTGCATTTACGATAACAGCAGTAATTACTTTCTTTTTAGGAATAGATGA
- the ptsG_2 gene encoding EIICBA-Glc, with product MVTDKEVEILMRIGINTVEMNGEGFTKKIKEGQKVKAGDVLIEFDIEKIKKQDMIQLQ from the coding sequence ATGGTAACTGATAAAGAAGTAGAAATATTGATGCGCATTGGAATCAATACTGTTGAAATGAATGGAGAAGGATTTACAAAAAAAATAAAGGAAGGACAGAAGGTAAAAGCAGGAGATGTTCTAATAGAGTTTGATATAGAGAAGATAAAAAAGCAGGATATGATACAACTACAATGA
- the bglH gene encoding Aryl-phospho-beta-D-glucosidase BglH — MKKNIFPADFLWGGATAANQCEGAWNIDGKGISIADCTRLKKNVNKKDYKSLHEIKSEDIKRAMSTNDTIEYPKRHGIDFYHHYKEDLDLFQEMGFKTLRVSIQWTRIYPTGIEEEPNEAGLKFYEDLFKEMRKRNIEPLVTLHHYELPLYICNNFQGWYQREVIELFLKFCKTVYVRYKGLVKYWLTFNEIDSVFRHPFTTLGMVPDRFPEDKFEEVVYQSLHHQFVASALATKYLHEIIPEAKMGCMITKTLSYPENCHPQNVLLALKDNRKNNFYSDVQVRGSYPQHIKNEWERKNITIHFEKEDEAILKKYTVDYVSFSYYMSKISSINEEGKERVSGNISSSVKNPYLEITEWDWQIDPTGLTTSLIDLYDRYEKPLFIVENGLGYNDTIENDGSIQDDYRIQYFKEHILAIAEAIEEGVEIIGYTPWGCIDLVSMSTCQMSKRYGFIYVDLDDDGNGSYKRYKKKSFEWYKEVIATNGNSILK, encoded by the coding sequence GTGAAAAAGAATATTTTTCCAGCAGATTTTTTGTGGGGAGGAGCCACTGCGGCAAATCAATGTGAAGGAGCTTGGAATATAGATGGAAAAGGAATATCTATTGCAGATTGTACAAGATTAAAAAAGAATGTTAATAAAAAAGATTATAAATCACTTCATGAAATTAAAAGTGAAGATATTAAACGTGCAATGTCCACAAATGATACTATTGAATATCCAAAAAGACATGGGATAGATTTTTATCATCACTATAAAGAAGATTTGGACTTATTTCAGGAAATGGGTTTTAAGACACTTAGAGTTTCTATTCAATGGACAAGAATATATCCAACAGGGATAGAAGAAGAACCAAATGAAGCAGGATTAAAATTTTATGAAGATCTTTTCAAAGAAATGAGAAAAAGAAATATTGAACCACTTGTAACATTGCACCATTATGAACTTCCGTTATATATTTGCAATAATTTTCAAGGATGGTATCAGCGTGAAGTAATAGAACTGTTTTTAAAATTTTGTAAAACAGTTTATGTGAGATATAAAGGATTAGTAAAATATTGGCTCACATTCAATGAAATTGATAGTGTATTCAGACATCCTTTTACAACATTGGGAATGGTTCCTGACAGATTTCCAGAAGATAAATTTGAAGAAGTTGTATATCAGTCGCTGCACCACCAATTTGTAGCAAGTGCATTAGCAACAAAATATTTACATGAAATAATACCAGAGGCTAAAATGGGATGTATGATTACCAAAACATTATCTTATCCGGAAAATTGCCATCCTCAAAATGTGTTATTAGCACTAAAAGATAATAGAAAAAATAATTTTTATTCAGATGTTCAGGTAAGAGGAAGTTATCCACAGCATATAAAAAATGAGTGGGAAAGAAAGAATATTACAATTCATTTTGAAAAAGAAGATGAGGCTATCTTGAAGAAGTATACCGTTGATTATGTATCATTCAGTTATTATATGAGTAAAATTTCAAGTATAAACGAAGAGGGAAAAGAGAGAGTCAGTGGAAATATAAGCAGCAGTGTTAAAAATCCATATTTGGAGATAACAGAGTGGGATTGGCAAATTGATCCTACAGGTTTAACAACTTCATTGATTGATTTGTATGACAGATATGAAAAACCTTTGTTTATAGTTGAAAATGGTTTGGGGTACAATGATACTATAGAAAATGATGGAAGTATTCAGGATGATTATCGTATTCAATATTTTAAGGAGCACATTTTGGCTATAGCTGAAGCAATAGAAGAAGGGGTAGAGATAATAGGATATACTCCATGGGGATGTATAGATTTGGTAAGTATGTCAACTTGTCAAATGAGTAAACGTTATGGATTTATTTATGTAGATTTAGATGATGATGGAAATGGAAGCTATAAAAGATATAAAAAGAAGTCGTTTGAATGGTACAAAGAAGTAATAGCAACTAATGGAAATAGTATTTTAAAATAA
- the btuR gene encoding Cob(I)yrinic acid a,c-diamide adenosyltransferase, protein MKRYTQVYTGNGKGKTTAALGLAVRALGNGYHVYIGQFMKGQEYGELRTFAKLDNIIIERFGTENCIISKEHVQHIDIEKAKAGLKRAKEALVCGDFELVILDEICVAHFFDLVTEDEILALMELKPENVELVLTGRYAPQAIIDRADLVTEMKEIKHYYNIGVMARDGIER, encoded by the coding sequence ATGAAAAGATACACTCAAGTTTATACAGGTAATGGAAAAGGAAAAACTACTGCAGCTCTAGGACTAGCTGTAAGAGCACTTGGAAATGGATATCATGTTTATATTGGACAATTTATGAAAGGGCAGGAATATGGAGAACTTCGAACATTTGCCAAATTAGATAATATCATTATAGAGAGATTTGGAACAGAAAATTGTATAATCTCCAAAGAGCATGTACAACATATAGATATAGAAAAAGCTAAAGCTGGATTAAAAAGAGCTAAAGAAGCTCTTGTTTGTGGAGATTTTGAACTTGTCATATTAGATGAAATCTGTGTAGCTCATTTTTTTGACCTAGTTACTGAAGATGAAATATTAGCTCTTATGGAATTGAAACCTGAAAATGTTGAACTTGTCCTTACTGGAAGATATGCTCCCCAAGCAATTATTGACCGAGCTGATTTAGTTACTGAAATGAAAGAAATAAAGCACTATTATAATATAGGTGTCATGGCTAGAGATGGAATAGAAAGATAA
- a CDS encoding bifunctional ATP-dependent DNA helicase/DNA polymerase III subunit epsilon codes for MDINEKISLNAREIMKIEIEEAGGNEVFFRGIPDENGIVTEVEVLARGNKYSVPAIIKAMKKGEVLIHNHPSGFLYPSDADVEIASMYSNRMAGASYIVNNGLTDIYVIVELFSDNNVKIDITPYFEKTGLLSQTFKGFEYRDEQLHMAKHIENGLNDEKKVIVEAGTGTGKTLAYLIPSVEWAIKNKKE; via the coding sequence ATGGATATAAATGAAAAAATATCTCTAAATGCAAGAGAAATAATGAAAATTGAAATAGAGGAAGCTGGAGGGAATGAGGTATTTTTTAGGGGAATTCCAGATGAAAATGGAATAGTCACAGAAGTAGAAGTACTTGCAAGAGGAAATAAGTATTCTGTACCAGCAATAATAAAAGCAATGAAAAAAGGAGAGGTCTTGATTCATAATCACCCCTCTGGTTTTTTATACCCATCTGATGCAGATGTGGAAATAGCTTCTATGTATTCTAATAGAATGGCAGGAGCTTCATATATTGTAAATAACGGTTTGACAGATATCTATGTGATTGTAGAGCTTTTTTCAGATAATAATGTTAAGATAGATATAACACCATATTTTGAAAAAACAGGGTTATTATCTCAAACTTTCAAAGGATTTGAATATAGAGATGAGCAGTTACATATGGCAAAACATATAGAAAATGGGTTAAATGATGAAAAAAAAGTAATAGTTGAAGCTGGAACTGGAACTGGAAAGACTTTGGCTTATCTTATTCCAAGTGTAGAATGGGCTATTAAAAATAAAAAAGAGTAG
- a CDS encoding bifunctional ATP-dependent DNA helicase/DNA polymerase III subunit epsilon, protein MGENVNFEEFSNSQKTQFKEIIIWGKKTEKGDKSELPFEVDNSVWELFQSETDICAGAKCPYKGECFFLKSREEKKNADILITNHHMYFSDLAIRKEIGFNTEYSILPEYGLVVFDEAHNIEKVARDYFSYEASKYSFTKIMNQIFATEGKKKIQEVWIYY, encoded by the coding sequence TTGGGAGAAAATGTAAACTTTGAAGAATTTTCAAACTCACAAAAAACGCAGTTTAAGGAGATAATAATCTGGGGAAAAAAGACTGAAAAAGGAGATAAATCTGAACTTCCTTTTGAAGTAGACAACAGTGTATGGGAATTATTTCAAAGTGAAACAGATATTTGTGCAGGAGCAAAGTGTCCATATAAAGGGGAATGTTTTTTCTTAAAATCTCGTGAAGAAAAGAAAAATGCAGATATACTTATAACAAATCATCATATGTATTTCTCTGATTTAGCTATCAGAAAGGAAATAGGATTTAATACAGAGTATTCAATACTTCCAGAATATGGATTAGTAGTATTTGATGAGGCACATAATATAGAAAAAGTTGCAAGGGATTATTTTTCTTATGAAGCTTCAAAGTATAGTTTTACAAAGATAATGAATCAAATATTTGCAACAGAAGGAAAGAAAAAAATACAGGAAGTCTGGATATATTATTGA
- the dinG gene encoding Probable ATP-dependent helicase dinG homolog: protein MNYIKNTSLDSRNILEKEIKEIKIKHKSLFLEGREYFNHIIEVFSKGQMGTFTFRAKKEEMEHSPFLSSLIDFREKFTSEYNSYMRKVRSLIKEIRDEEDEQGTINDFIKYTDRLENFFNNFRFINDFDDEEFIYWIEVNSRKSNSKLVATPLKIDNELQKNLYINLKQIIFTSATIAIGSDFSYFKESIGLEEDTLDKVIHSPFDYDKQMKVYIPDDIPNPSDRNFVDEISEFLKALLIKSKGKTFVLFTSYSALNYVYYLLRDDLEANGIELYIHGMAPRTHLVNMYINGRNPVLFGTDSFWEGVDIKGKQLSSVIIVKLPFKVPSDPVTEAIIENITAQGKNSFIEYQIPEAVIKFKQGIGRLIRSKTDHGTVTILDNRVINKRYGKYFMESIPTRNIRIVGKSAVLKDIEADIKGGYNEEI from the coding sequence TTGAATTATATAAAAAATACATCTTTAGACAGTAGAAATATTTTAGAAAAAGAAATCAAAGAGATAAAAATAAAACATAAATCTTTATTTTTAGAAGGAAGAGAATATTTTAACCATATAATAGAAGTATTTTCAAAAGGGCAAATGGGAACATTTACATTTAGAGCTAAAAAAGAAGAAATGGAACATTCTCCTTTTCTTAGCAGTCTTATTGATTTCAGAGAAAAATTTACTTCTGAGTATAATTCATATATGAGAAAAGTAAGAAGCTTAATAAAAGAAATAAGAGATGAAGAAGATGAACAGGGAACTATAAATGATTTTATAAAGTATACAGACAGGCTGGAAAACTTTTTCAATAATTTTAGATTTATAAATGATTTTGATGATGAAGAATTTATCTATTGGATAGAAGTAAACAGCAGAAAAAGTAATTCAAAACTTGTTGCCACACCTCTTAAAATAGATAATGAACTTCAGAAAAATCTATATATTAATTTAAAGCAGATAATATTTACATCTGCAACTATTGCTATAGGGAGTGATTTTTCATATTTTAAAGAATCTATAGGACTGGAGGAAGATACACTGGATAAAGTTATACATTCTCCATTTGACTATGATAAACAGATGAAAGTATATATTCCAGATGATATTCCTAATCCTTCTGATAGAAATTTTGTAGATGAAATTTCAGAATTTCTGAAAGCTTTATTAATTAAATCAAAAGGAAAGACTTTTGTCTTGTTTACCTCATATTCAGCATTAAATTATGTTTATTATTTGCTGAGAGATGATTTAGAAGCTAATGGAATAGAACTATATATTCATGGAATGGCACCAAGAACTCACTTGGTAAATATGTATATAAATGGTAGAAATCCTGTTCTTTTTGGGACAGACTCTTTTTGGGAGGGTGTAGATATAAAGGGAAAACAATTAAGTTCAGTAATAATAGTAAAGCTTCCTTTTAAAGTTCCAAGCGACCCTGTAACTGAAGCTATAATAGAAAATATAACAGCTCAAGGGAAAAACTCTTTTATAGAATATCAGATACCAGAGGCTGTAATAAAATTCAAGCAGGGAATAGGACGTTTGATAAGAAGTAAAACCGATCATGGAACTGTTACTATATTGGATAATAGAGTTATTAATAAGAGGTATGGAAAATATTTTATGGAATCTATTCCAACTAGAAATATTAGAATTGTGGGAAAATCGGCTGTCTTAAAAGATATAGAAGCTGACATCAAAGGTGGTTACAATGAAGAAATTTAA
- a CDS encoding 7TM-HD extracellular, with product MKKFNLFGLKFMFEIKKSDRNDAEIYSSSYSLREKVLYLVLVMFVIAFSSKISLLSRNNNYKVGDVVISDIYAPKTIVFRDQSAKEKIIEEMILKSGKEYIYSADAGRIYLETFDDFFNDIYSMKEKDHNEIDFKSLEKNTGRKISENMIQEILRLDVKEIKKLQKETRSFLEALYENGIVQEKSIIKYNSPYDEKIKKLPELRKQVVETFVTPNYIYDEEKTKRSLQEKVSQINDQYIEIKAGTLVGKKVKFLMKEE from the coding sequence ATGAAGAAATTTAATTTATTTGGCTTGAAATTTATGTTTGAAATAAAAAAAAGTGATAGAAATGATGCAGAGATATATTCGAGCTCATACAGTTTAAGAGAAAAGGTTTTATATCTTGTTCTTGTAATGTTTGTTATTGCTTTTAGTTCAAAGATATCACTACTGTCACGTAATAATAATTACAAAGTAGGAGATGTGGTAATTTCAGATATATATGCTCCTAAAACTATAGTTTTTAGAGATCAAAGTGCCAAAGAAAAAATAATAGAGGAAATGATATTAAAATCAGGAAAAGAATATATTTATTCTGCTGATGCAGGAAGAATATACCTTGAAACTTTTGATGATTTTTTTAATGACATTTATTCTATGAAAGAAAAAGATCATAATGAAATAGACTTTAAAAGTTTAGAGAAAAATACTGGTAGAAAAATATCTGAAAATATGATACAAGAAATACTTCGTTTAGATGTAAAAGAGATAAAAAAATTACAAAAGGAAACAAGAAGTTTTCTGGAAGCTCTTTATGAGAACGGAATTGTACAGGAAAAATCAATTATTAAGTATAATTCTCCATATGATGAGAAAATAAAAAAACTTCCAGAGTTGAGAAAGCAAGTAGTTGAAACATTTGTAACTCCAAATTACATCTATGATGAAGAGAAAACTAAAAGATCTCTACAAGAAAAAGTTTCTCAAATAAATGATCAATATATAGAAATCAAAGCAGGAACATTAGTAGGAAAAAAGGTGAAATTCTTAATGAAAGAAGAATAA